One part of the uncultured Bacteroides sp. genome encodes these proteins:
- a CDS encoding HU family DNA-binding protein, with product MSILFKAAPLNDARKKEETQLYYAVPQRKELITIDELSTMISGRCTATSGDVKLVLEEFANTLINELKNGNSVKLDKIGTFSLSLTSNKVTNPDKLRVTDVKVGRLLLRPAPSFMTKMKDATFERKG from the coding sequence ATGAGCATTTTATTTAAGGCGGCGCCCCTCAATGATGCCCGTAAGAAAGAAGAAACACAACTCTATTATGCTGTTCCTCAACGCAAGGAACTGATAACCATTGACGAACTGAGCACGATGATTTCCGGCAGATGTACCGCCACATCGGGCGATGTGAAACTGGTACTCGAGGAGTTTGCCAATACATTGATCAATGAATTGAAAAACGGAAACTCAGTAAAGCTCGATAAGATAGGAACTTTTTCGCTGTCACTCACCTCTAACAAAGTAACCAACCCCGATAAACTTCGTGTTACGGATGTAAAGGTAGGGCGGTTGCTGCTTCGTCCGGCACCATCATTCATGACGAAGATGAAGGATGCTACCTTTGAACGGAAAGGATAA
- a CDS encoding C40 family peptidase codes for MEYAICFVPNNPLRVDHDECSEMLTELLFGEACTVTESWGNWSKIINKAEGYVGWVTTKMLTSVSKEYFDAYEPAEQRVLTTLFSQAVSETTGEKMLLTGGSLLPEYQEDGTFRVKNDRFRINPADAQPLTESLLDTALRFLNTPYLWGGKNAMGMDCSGLTQVVMRMHGIHILRNASHQVTQGELVSFLSDAQPGDLAFFDHADGKISHVGMVAEKGYIIHCSGSVHIDKLDDQGIFSKDLNKYTHDLRLIKRYK; via the coding sequence ATGGAATACGCTATTTGTTTTGTTCCCAATAATCCTCTTCGGGTAGATCATGATGAATGCTCGGAGATGCTGACTGAACTCCTGTTTGGAGAAGCTTGCACCGTGACAGAATCATGGGGCAACTGGAGTAAAATTATCAATAAAGCCGAAGGATATGTAGGCTGGGTAACTACAAAGATGCTTACCTCGGTTAGTAAAGAGTACTTTGATGCTTACGAACCGGCAGAGCAAAGAGTTTTAACTACACTTTTCTCTCAGGCAGTGAGCGAAACTACCGGTGAAAAGATGTTGCTTACAGGTGGTAGTCTGCTTCCCGAATATCAGGAAGACGGAACATTCAGAGTAAAGAACGATCGATTCCGCATTAATCCTGCCGATGCTCAACCGTTGACTGAATCATTACTGGATACAGCTCTTCGTTTCTTGAATACTCCTTATCTGTGGGGTGGCAAGAATGCTATGGGGATGGACTGTTCCGGACTTACCCAAGTGGTGATGCGTATGCATGGTATCCATATTCTTCGTAATGCTAGTCATCAAGTTACACAAGGCGAACTGGTTTCTTTCCTTTCAGATGCCCAACCGGGCGACTTGGCTTTCTTTGATCATGCCGATGGGAAGATATCACACGTAGGGATGGTGGCCGAAAAGGGATATATTATTCACTGTTCCGGCTCGGTGCATATCGACAAACTTGACGACCAAGGAATCTTCAGCAAAGATCTAAATAAGTACACACACGATCTCCGGTTAATAAAAAGATATAAGTAA